A single Fundulus heteroclitus isolate FHET01 unplaced genomic scaffold, MU-UCD_Fhet_4.1 scaffold_38, whole genome shotgun sequence DNA region contains:
- the LOC118560085 gene encoding piggyBac transposable element-derived protein 4-like: protein MSSGKRLTVKEVLELLFDSESDLEETVSETEDCVEEDPDFEEFSSDENESVDPPVVPQPPADTISSKNGKIIWSLSPLKQQGRHSASNIIKMVPGPTRYAVSHVDDIKSSFELFITPSIKNIVLGMTNLEGKRVYGDSWKDLDIVDLEAYIGLLILAGVYKSKGEATASLWNAETGRAIFPATMSLKTFHILSRVIRFDDKQTRQGRRERDKLAAVRDVWDKWVQRLPLLYNPGAHVTVDECLVAFRGRCPFRQYMPSKPAKYGIKIWAACDAQSSFAWNMQVYMGKSPGEAPEKNQGTRVVLDMAEGLHGHNITCDNFFTSYALGEELLKRQVTMLGTVRKNKPELPSELLAVKSRKVTSSMFAFTEKATLVSYCPKKGKNVLLLSTMHKDAALSSREDKKPQMVLDYNETKGGVDNLDKVTATYSCRRMTSRWPLVIFFHIIDVSAYNAFVIWCEINKGWNRGKLSRRRLFLEELGNALVRPQIERRQSLPRASPVAAAIVRDIQREKNTPTPPVAQTAGKKRGRCQVCPTRNDCKTSMTCSKCEKYVCKEHAHTLCTSCVQ, encoded by the coding sequence ATGTCTTCTGGAAAAAGGCTTACTGTCAAAGAGGTTTTGGAGCTGCTCTTTGACAGTGAAAGTGACTTAGAGGAGACTGTCTCTGAGACTGAGGATTGTGTTGAGGAGGACCCTGATTTTGAGGAATTCTCATCTGATGAGAATGAGAGTGTTGACCCTCCTGTTGTCCCTCAACCACCAGCAGACACAATTTCttccaaaaatggaaaaataatttGGTCCCTTTCCCCACTGAAACAGCAGGGTAGACATAGCGCAAGTAATATAATCAAAATGGTTCCAGGACCCACCAGATATGCAGTCAGCCATGTTGATGACATCAAGTCATCATTCGAGCTCTTCATAACGCCATCAATCAAAAATATTGTGCTTGGGATGACAAATTTAGAGGGAAAGCGTGTTTATGGGGACAGTTGGAAAGACTTGGATATAGTTGACTTGGAAGCCTACATTGGCTTGCTAATTTTGGCAGGAGTTTATAAGTCAAAAGGTGAAGCAACAGCAAGTCTTTGGAATGCTGAGACTGGAAGGGCAATATTTCCAGCCACCATGTCTCTGAAGACATTCCACATTTTGTCTCGTGTCATACGCTTTgatgacaaacaaacaaggCAGGGCCGTCGAGAACGTGACAAACTTGCTGCGGTAAGGGATGTGTGGGACAAGTGGGTGCAGCGTTTACCCCTGCTTTATAATCCAGGCGCTCACGTGACTGTCGATGAGTGCCTGGTTGCGTTTCGTGGGCGCTGCCCATTCAGACAGTATATGCCTAGCAAACCTGCTAAATATGGCATCAAAATATGGGCAGCATGTGATGCACAGTCCAGCTTTGCCTGGAACATGCAGGTGTACATGGGCAAATCTCCTGGCGAAGCACCAGAAAAAAATCAGGGCACAAGGGTTGTGCTTGATATGGCTGAAGGACTGCATGGGCATAATATTACATGTGATAATTTTTTCACGTCTTACGCCCTGGGTGAGGAACTGCTCAAAAGGCAGGTTACGATGTTGGGGACGGTGAGAAAGAACAAGCCAGAGCTTCCCTCTGAACTCCTTGCTGTCAAGAGCAGGAAGGTAACATCTTCCATGTTTGCCTTCACTGAGAAAGCAACTCTGGTCTCCTACTGTCCCAAGAAAGGGAAAAATGTCCTGCTGCTCAGCACCATGCATAAAGATGCTGCCCTGAGCAGCAGAGAAGACAAAAAGCCACAAATGGTGCTGGACTACAATGAAACAAAGGGAGGGGTGGACAATCTAGACAAGGTCACAGCCACATACAGCTGTCGACGCATGACTTCCCGTTGGCCCCTTGTcatcttcttccacatcatTGATGTGAGTGCATATAATGCGTTCGTAATTTGGTGTGAGATAAACAAAGGCTGGAATAGGGGAAAACTCAGCCGAAGGAGGCTTTTCCTGGAGGAGCTTGGCAATGCACTGGTCAGGCCTCAAATTGAGAGAAGACAGAGCCTTCCAAGAGCATCACCAGTTGCTGCAGCTATTGTGAGGGACATACAGAGGGAGAAAAACACCCCAACTCCTCCAGTGGCACAAACTGCAGGCAAGAAACGTGGCAGGTGTCAGGTCTGTCCCACCCGAAACGACTGCAAGACCAGCATGACCTGTTCAAAATGCGAAAAGTATGTCTGCAAggagcatgcacacacactctgcaCATCCTGTGTACAGTAG